A section of the Vespa velutina chromosome 6, iVesVel2.1, whole genome shotgun sequence genome encodes:
- the LOC124949726 gene encoding adenylate kinase isoenzyme 1-like has product MGNCLRPRDPLEDILPKETGIDASAVREANLPMICLIGGPGSGKSTQSRKVSEKFHWLIISSSEILRDEVHTRSVKGVVLARYMSQGRLVPADVLIELIKTKMLKHLNTAKGFFLTGFPREKEQGKMFERQVKPFDLLIYLSARNSVLRDRAMAKAVTMTERLEESEEKLKERIRIFHKMNKPILRHYKKKLVVINAENDDENVFADICREMENILKKISAQTSS; this is encoded by the exons ATGGGCAATTGCCTTAGACCGAGGGATCCCTTAGAGGATATTCTTCCGAAAGAGACCGGAATCGATGCATCGGCTGTTAGAGAGGCTAATTTACCAATGATATGCCTGATCGGTGGACCAGGTTCAGGAAAGT ctaCGCAATCGAGAAAAGTGTCAGAAAAATTTCACTGGCTAATTATATCAAGTTCTGAAATACTTCGCGACGAGGTTCACACGAGATCAGTAAAAGGAGTCGTTTTAGCGAGATATATGTCTCAAGGTCGATTAGTACCAGCCGACGTTTTAATAGAACTAATTAAAACAAAGATGCTAAAGCATCTTAACACAGCAAAAGGATTCTTTCTAACGGGATTCCCGCGTGAAAAGGAGCAAGgaaaaatgtttgaaagaCAG GTGAAACCATTCGATCTGTTAATCTATTTATCAGCGAGGAATTCAGTACTACGTGACAGAGCAATGGCTAAGGCAGTAACGATGACTGAAAGACTCGAGGAGAGCGAGGAGAAGCTTAAAGAACGCATAAGAATTTTTCACAAGATGAATAAACCCATATTACGTCATTACAAGAAAAAACTCGTTGTGATAAATGCCGAGAATGATGATGAAAACGTATTCGCAGACATATGTCGAGAGATGGagaatatcttaaaaaaaatatcagcaCAAACGTCATCGTGA
- the LOC124949812 gene encoding malate dehydrogenase, mitochondrial-like, whose translation MRLQIYSLYKMLSILEKHIFRNEFLESKLLPMKLSKREGSNDCLPRDRSELHCIYECRVAIIGLGGVGKSLAHLLKMFPGTLTELRLLNRSDPSGIIEELNHIPTKLPIFGMCGMENLCKGLKDVDIVVISAGYSRKTDDSSREDLFSDNAKICANICKACSEACPTALIAIVANPIDTLVPLAAHILKKHGSYNPAKLFGVCELDHLRARHYFADLICMDPKWTYVPVVGGHGEHTTVPLFSRCRPNIELTPEEMMNLTKAVRIAGKNIVKMKKSSSTYSMASAAMYFIHKLARAIHHEPNIVISAYTESRVTGAHFFSNELLLGPAGIDKNLGFGRVNVFEQKLIDDAVKVLRKQVDMINCGKLTRMTDDQYKKPTG comes from the exons atgagGTTACAAATATATAGCCTTTACAAAATGTTGTCCATTTtagaaaaacatatatttcgCAATGAATTCCTTGAAAGCAAACTTTTACCGATGAAGTTATCGAAGAGAGAAGGTTCAAATGATTGTCTACCTCGAGATCGAAGCGAATTACATTGCATATACGAGTGTCGCGTTGCCATAATCGGATTAGGAGGTGTTGGAAAATCTTTGGCGCATTTGTTGAAAATGTTTCCTGGTACATTGACGGAACTTCGACTGTTGAATAGAAGCGATCCTTCAGGAATAATCGAAGAATTAAATCACATACCTACAAAACTTCCTATTTTTGGTATGTGTGGAATGGAAAATCTTTGCAAAGGTCTAAAAGATGTTGACATTGTGGTGATATCGGCTGGTTACTCGAGAAAGACTGATGATTCATCACGAGAAGATCTTTTCTCG GACAACGCAAAGATTTGTGCGAACATATGCAAGGCCTGTTCCGAAGCTTGTCCTACAGCATTAATAGCAATAGTTGCGAATCCGATAGATACCTTGGTACCTTTAGCTGCgcatattttaaagaaacatGGCTCCTACAATCCAGCAAAATTATTCGGAGTCTGCGAATTGGATCATTTAAGAGCGCGACATTACTTCGCCGACTTAATTTGTATGGATCCAAAGTGGACTTATGTTCCCGTTGTAGGTGGTCATGGGGAGCACACTACAGTCCCATTGTTCTCAAGATGTCGTCCTAACATAGAGTTGACACCGGAGGAGATGATGAATCTCACCAAGGCTGTTAGAATAGCCGGGAAAAATATCGTGAAG ATGAAAAAATCAAGTAGCACATACTCCATGGCTTCAGCAGCCATGTATTTCATTCACAAACTTGCCCGTGCCATTCACCACGAGCCAAACATAGTTATTTCCGCATATACGGAATCTCGCGTGACCGGggctcattttttttcaaacgaattgTTACTTGGGCCAGCTgggatcgataaaaatttggGTTTCGGCAGAGTTAATGTATTCGAGCAAAAACTTATTGACGATGCGGTCAAGGTCCTACGGAAGCAAGTCGATATG ATCAATTGTGGAAAGCTGACACGCATGACCGACGATCAGTATAAAAAACCAACAGGTTAA